A single region of the Ignavibacteriota bacterium genome encodes:
- a CDS encoding ABC transporter ATP-binding protein, translated as MTTIEVENLTKRFGSFTAVDAINFEVNKGEIFGFLGANGAGKSTTIRMLCGILEPTSGTAKVGGYDIKMQSDSVKQNIGYMSQRFSLYEDLTVEENIQFYGGVYGLSNGKIKERGDWVIEMAGLKGREKSLTKTLSGGWKQRLALGCSILHEPPIVFLDEPTSGVDPISRRNFWELIRQLSEQGITVLVTTHYLDEAEYCNDIILINAGKLIAQGSPKELKTSHITYPMYEVHTSDVVRAMEVLQNESWVLKTSLFGTYLHVGIPNESDTKRIQSTLDANQIELRRMEKITPSLEDVFLHLIEESNKERSS; from the coding sequence ATGACAACAATCGAAGTAGAAAATTTAACAAAGCGTTTCGGTTCATTCACCGCAGTTGATGCAATCAACTTTGAAGTGAACAAAGGAGAAATCTTCGGATTTCTCGGTGCGAACGGCGCGGGAAAATCCACGACAATCAGAATGTTGTGCGGAATTCTCGAACCAACTTCCGGTACAGCAAAGGTCGGAGGTTATGACATCAAAATGCAATCCGATTCGGTGAAGCAAAACATCGGGTACATGTCACAACGATTTTCCCTGTACGAAGATTTGACGGTAGAAGAAAATATTCAATTTTACGGAGGAGTGTATGGCTTATCAAACGGGAAAATAAAAGAGCGGGGAGATTGGGTAATTGAAATGGCGGGCTTGAAAGGACGAGAAAAGAGTTTGACGAAAACACTTTCAGGCGGATGGAAGCAACGACTTGCTCTGGGCTGTTCAATCTTGCATGAGCCGCCTATTGTTTTTCTTGATGAGCCGACAAGCGGCGTTGACCCGATTTCACGAAGAAACTTCTGGGAATTGATTCGACAACTTTCCGAGCAGGGTATTACGGTTCTGGTAACGACGCACTATCTCGACGAAGCCGAGTATTGCAACGACATCATTCTCATCAATGCGGGAAAACTCATCGCACAGGGAAGTCCGAAGGAATTGAAAACTTCCCATATCACGTATCCGATGTACGAAGTTCACACAAGCGATGTCGTTCGTGCGATGGAGGTGTTACAAAATGAATCGTGGGTGCTGAAAACATCTCTCTTCGGAACATATCTTCATGTCGGAATTCCCAACGAATCAGACACGAAACGGATTCAATCAACACTCGATGCAAATCAAATTGAATTGAGACGGATGGAGAAAATTACTCCGTCGCTCGAAGATGTGTTCCTTCATTTGATTGAAGAGAGCAACAAGGAACGTTCATCTTGA
- a CDS encoding ABC transporter ATP-binding protein, translated as MENVLEIENLTKNFGEVVAVNGINFSVRQGEMFGIVGPDGAGKTTTFRMLCGILPPTSGTATILGHDLTKEIKHIKIQIGYLSQRFTLYGDLSIDENIEFFAEIHEVENYKPRREELLEFTRLTPFRKRLAEHLSGGMKQKLALACTLIHQPKIIFLDEPTTGVDPVSRRDFWKILSSLLKQNITIVMSTPYLDEAERCSRVALMHEGNVMVVDTPQNIKQLMQGEVLEIVCNDIRTASNVLKDLPSVQSVQTFGDRLNIVVDDSTTRLSIIQQTLFDAGLEVTDSRTITPSLENVFISLLSKTNEIS; from the coding sequence TTGGAAAATGTTCTTGAGATAGAGAACCTGACCAAAAATTTTGGAGAGGTGGTTGCGGTCAATGGAATTAATTTCTCGGTTCGTCAGGGAGAAATGTTCGGAATTGTGGGACCGGACGGGGCAGGGAAGACCACTACATTCAGAATGTTGTGTGGAATTCTTCCTCCAACAAGCGGGACGGCAACCATTCTCGGACATGACCTCACCAAAGAAATCAAGCACATCAAAATTCAAATCGGGTATCTTTCTCAACGATTTACCTTGTATGGAGATTTATCCATTGATGAGAACATCGAGTTCTTTGCTGAAATCCATGAAGTGGAAAATTACAAACCGAGAAGAGAGGAGTTGCTTGAATTTACCCGCCTCACTCCGTTTCGCAAACGACTTGCTGAGCATCTTTCCGGCGGAATGAAACAGAAACTCGCCCTTGCCTGTACACTCATTCATCAGCCCAAAATAATATTTCTCGATGAACCGACGACGGGCGTTGACCCGGTTTCCCGACGCGACTTCTGGAAAATTCTCTCGAGTCTTCTCAAACAAAACATCACGATTGTTATGAGTACGCCGTATCTTGATGAGGCGGAGCGATGCAGTCGTGTCGCTCTGATGCACGAAGGGAACGTGATGGTTGTTGATACGCCGCAGAACATCAAGCAGTTGATGCAGGGCGAGGTGCTTGAAATTGTTTGTAATGATATTCGAACTGCATCGAACGTTCTGAAAGATTTACCGTCCGTTCAAAGTGTTCAAACCTTTGGAGACCGTCTCAACATTGTCGTAGATGATAGCACGACGAGACTTTCGATCATTCAACAAACGCTTTTTGATGCAGGGCTCGAAGTCACAGATTCCCGGACAATTACTCCTTCGTTGGAGAATGTCTTCATCTCATTGCTTTCCAAAACCAATGAAATATCTTAG
- a CDS encoding efflux RND transporter periplasmic adaptor subunit: MKQAYFCTLYFVLCTLYLVGCSTEESKSISASGTIEATQVTISAKAAGEIKRLLVDEGTNIKAGDTLAFINHEFADIELRQAEANALAAEAQYRLIVKGARQEDLLQAEANLQNAKSDYTRVEDLFKQKSATQKQFDDVKMRLVVAEQTYEKLKRGARSEEIETAMARRDQARAAVDAIKKKISDATIVSPCDGIITQKIMQEGENISPGGALFRLAQLENVHLMIYVTEVELANVKIGQSAKVQIDAFENKSFDGTVTYISPIAEFTPKNIQTKDDRTKLVFGVKIEIPNPELTLKPGMPADATLE, from the coding sequence ATGAAGCAAGCGTACTTTTGTACTTTGTACTTTGTACTCTGTACTTTGTACTTAGTTGGTTGTTCAACCGAAGAATCGAAATCAATTTCCGCCTCCGGTACTATTGAAGCAACGCAGGTAACAATCAGTGCAAAGGCTGCAGGAGAGATTAAGCGATTGCTTGTTGATGAAGGCACAAACATCAAAGCAGGAGATACGCTCGCGTTCATCAATCATGAATTTGCTGATATTGAATTACGTCAAGCGGAAGCAAACGCGCTTGCGGCAGAAGCGCAATATCGTTTGATTGTCAAAGGGGCGAGGCAGGAAGATTTACTTCAAGCAGAAGCGAATCTCCAAAATGCAAAAAGCGATTACACACGTGTTGAAGATTTGTTCAAGCAGAAAAGCGCGACACAAAAACAGTTCGATGATGTGAAGATGCGGCTTGTTGTTGCCGAACAAACGTATGAGAAACTAAAACGTGGCGCTCGCTCGGAAGAAATTGAAACAGCAATGGCACGTCGTGACCAAGCCCGCGCCGCAGTTGACGCAATCAAAAAGAAAATATCAGATGCGACGATTGTTTCTCCATGTGATGGAATCATCACACAGAAAATTATGCAGGAAGGAGAAAATATATCTCCCGGTGGGGCGTTGTTCCGGCTTGCTCAACTTGAGAACGTTCATTTGATGATTTATGTAACAGAAGTCGAACTTGCGAACGTAAAAATCGGACAGTCAGCAAAAGTGCAGATTGATGCATTCGAGAATAAATCGTTCGATGGGACGGTCACTTACATTTCTCCCATTGCCGAGTTCACACCGAAAAATATTCAAACGAAAGATGACAGAACGAAACTTGTTTTTGGAGTGAAAATTGAAATCCCGAATCCTGAATTGACGTTGAAGCCGGGAATGCCTGCGGATGCTACGCTTGAGTGA
- a CDS encoding aminopeptidase P family protein: protein MQTTPSQPMIDKVKKIQQALQEQNIDGWLFYDFWKRNEYAQRILEYPKHILNTRRFFYLIPAQGEPQKLVHSIERWNIDHCPGEKTIFLSWQSLEEGLKNILAGMKTVAMEYSPNNAIPYISKVDAGTIEMVKRTGVNVVSSMNLTQWFESRWSEEAYQDNLETANIMRGIVDKTFAFMKSEIQNPKSKITEFDVQQFMVQQFTANGLTTMEAPNCSVNANSGNPHYEPTKDVHSELHEGDFVLIDLWAKKNKPGSTYNDITWVGFLGKEVPEKYTKIFNIVRDARDAAVDFLTKSFAEGKQVRGCDVDDASRNHIVKHGYGEFFIHRTGHSITEDLHGSGANMDNLETKDERTIIPETSFSIEPGIYFMGDFGIRSEINVYISKDKKVIVPGEPRQREVVAILK, encoded by the coding sequence ATGCAAACTACACCCTCTCAACCAATGATTGACAAAGTCAAAAAAATCCAACAGGCTTTACAGGAACAAAACATTGACGGTTGGCTCTTCTATGATTTCTGGAAACGGAATGAATATGCTCAGCGCATCCTTGAATATCCCAAACACATTCTCAACACGAGAAGATTTTTCTATTTGATTCCTGCTCAAGGCGAGCCACAGAAACTTGTTCATAGTATCGAGCGATGGAACATTGACCATTGCCCTGGGGAGAAAACAATTTTTCTCAGTTGGCAATCGCTTGAAGAGGGACTGAAAAATATCCTTGCCGGAATGAAAACCGTAGCGATGGAGTATTCACCCAACAATGCAATTCCATACATCTCAAAAGTTGATGCTGGAACAATCGAGATGGTCAAGCGAACAGGAGTGAATGTTGTCTCTTCCATGAACCTGACGCAGTGGTTTGAATCTCGTTGGAGCGAAGAAGCATATCAGGACAATCTTGAAACTGCCAACATCATGAGAGGAATTGTTGACAAAACATTTGCCTTTATGAAATCCGAAATCCAAAATCCGAAATCCAAAATCACGGAGTTTGATGTTCAGCAGTTCATGGTTCAACAATTCACAGCAAACGGATTAACAACGATGGAAGCGCCGAATTGTTCAGTGAATGCGAACAGCGGCAATCCACACTACGAACCAACGAAGGATGTCCATTCGGAATTGCACGAAGGAGATTTTGTCCTCATTGATTTATGGGCGAAAAAAAATAAACCGGGCTCAACGTACAATGACATTACGTGGGTTGGTTTTCTCGGAAAGGAAGTGCCGGAGAAATACACGAAGATATTCAACATCGTGAGAGATGCGCGGGATGCGGCGGTTGATTTTCTTACAAAATCGTTTGCTGAAGGGAAACAGGTGCGTGGCTGCGATGTTGATGATGCATCGAGAAATCATATTGTCAAACATGGATACGGTGAATTCTTCATTCATCGTACGGGACACTCCATCACAGAAGATTTGCACGGAAGCGGTGCGAACATGGATAATCTCGAAACGAAAGATGAACGAACGATTATTCCCGAAACTTCCTTTTCCATCGAGCCGGGAATTTACTTCATGGGCGATTTCGGAATCAGGAGTGAAATCAATGTCTATATTTCAAAAGATAAAAAAGTGATTGTGCCGGGTGAACCAAGACAGCGGGAAGTTGTTGCAATATTGAAGTGA
- a CDS encoding DUF4199 domain-containing protein, with protein MNTTLKYGLILGLLCSAWTYVMGFTGWYIDPVMMNMFYAVIIIEIILLYFALKETASTKTYGGQVVNALLISVYGGIIIFVSSMIFTSVVFPNYFNDLNAAYSEMLRGEGLSEEAVTTAMQAMAPMQTSLMQAVMGFVGTIGTALVASLIIAIFQRKK; from the coding sequence ATGAATACAACATTAAAATACGGACTAATCTTAGGACTACTGTGCAGTGCGTGGACATATGTCATGGGATTCACGGGCTGGTACATTGACCCGGTTATGATGAACATGTTTTATGCAGTCATCATTATCGAAATTATACTTCTCTATTTTGCATTAAAAGAAACCGCCTCAACAAAAACATACGGCGGTCAAGTAGTGAACGCTTTACTTATTTCTGTCTATGGCGGAATCATCATTTTCGTTTCATCAATGATTTTCACTTCAGTTGTGTTTCCAAATTATTTCAATGATTTGAACGCCGCATATTCTGAAATGCTCAGAGGTGAAGGACTATCTGAGGAAGCAGTGACGACAGCTATGCAAGCAATGGCTCCCATGCAAACCTCTCTCATGCAGGCAGTGATGGGCTTTGTTGGAACAATAGGAACTGCTTTGGTCGCTTCGCTTATCATTGCAATCTTCCAACGGAAGAAATAA
- a CDS encoding MFS transporter encodes MSETPKQGLLGTFPKVFWVANVMELFERGAYYGMNSVLAVYLTDEVVKGGLGFSEESVGFLQSLIYALTYIVPILGGALADRYGYRRMLTVAFSFLAVGYFLTGQMSAYGTVFISLLVMATGAGLFKPIISGTIARTTNEKNSGFGFGVYYWMINMGAFLAPLLVSYLKGFSWSYVFVASAAYCALMLIPTLFMYKDPPKPASTKTIKEVMRGAAMVLGDARFMLMIFVYSGFWILYFQNFGSVLWFLRDFVDATPVNNLFATLHIPFTFDAEFVTITNAGTIILLQVFVSKIVKNTNAVLTMTSGIVIGVIGFVCLAFATNVWIFILGIVVFSIGEMTAHPKYYSYIGLVAPKDKVAVYMGYAFLYGVIGSLVGSNLGGVMYEAMLKPLVGQTGVEGDIRLFWMIFAGLGILATVGLFLYNKFFSADTPETNRKARSIMLGIYSVLILLSIWFFYKSVFGGATIAYKTMVQAIIMLLIGVGGVAISAKHKQ; translated from the coding sequence ATGAGTGAAACACCAAAACAAGGTTTATTAGGTACGTTTCCCAAGGTTTTTTGGGTAGCAAATGTCATGGAACTGTTCGAGCGCGGCGCGTATTACGGAATGAATTCGGTTCTTGCAGTGTATCTGACTGACGAAGTGGTAAAAGGCGGATTGGGCTTCAGCGAGGAGTCGGTTGGCTTTTTACAAAGTCTGATTTACGCACTGACGTACATCGTCCCGATTCTCGGTGGTGCGCTTGCCGACCGCTATGGTTACAGGCGAATGTTAACCGTTGCATTTTCGTTCTTAGCAGTTGGTTATTTCCTGACGGGACAAATGAGTGCGTACGGAACCGTATTTATCAGTTTATTAGTGATGGCGACCGGCGCGGGATTATTTAAACCAATTATCAGTGGAACGATTGCGCGCACGACGAACGAGAAAAATTCCGGATTCGGTTTTGGTGTGTATTACTGGATGATTAACATGGGTGCATTTCTCGCACCGTTGCTCGTCAGTTACCTGAAAGGGTTTTCGTGGAGTTATGTTTTCGTTGCTTCCGCGGCTTATTGTGCGCTAATGTTGATTCCGACGTTGTTCATGTACAAAGACCCGCCGAAACCTGCAAGCACGAAAACAATCAAAGAAGTAATGCGCGGCGCGGCAATGGTGCTTGGCGATGCCCGTTTCATGCTGATGATTTTTGTCTATTCGGGATTTTGGATTTTGTACTTCCAAAATTTTGGTTCGGTGTTATGGTTCCTGCGCGATTTTGTTGACGCTACTCCCGTGAACAATTTATTTGCTACGCTTCATATTCCATTCACCTTTGATGCTGAATTTGTTACGATTACAAATGCGGGAACAATCATTCTCTTACAGGTCTTTGTCAGTAAGATTGTTAAAAACACCAACGCCGTTCTTACGATGACGAGCGGTATTGTTATTGGGGTGATTGGATTTGTCTGCCTTGCGTTTGCAACGAACGTATGGATTTTCATTCTCGGTATCGTAGTTTTTTCCATTGGTGAAATGACAGCCCATCCGAAATATTACAGTTACATCGGACTTGTAGCGCCGAAAGATAAAGTCGCCGTGTACATGGGCTACGCGTTTTTGTACGGCGTGATTGGAAGTCTCGTCGGTTCAAATCTCGGCGGCGTAATGTATGAAGCGATGCTGAAACCATTAGTAGGACAAACCGGAGTTGAAGGTGACATCAGATTGTTCTGGATGATTTTTGCCGGACTCGGTATTCTTGCAACGGTCGGATTGTTTTTATACAACAAATTTTTCTCCGCCGATACACCCGAAACAAACCGGAAAGCAAGAAGTATTATGCTCGGAATTTATTCAGTTTTGATTTTGCTTTCGATTTGGTTTTTCTACAAGTCTGTATTTGGTGGAGCGACGATTGCGTACAAAACAATGGTTCAGGCAATCATCATGCTTCTCATCGGCGTCGGTGGCGTGGCGATAAGTGCGAAACACAAGCAGTGA
- a CDS encoding TPM domain-containing protein, which produces MFGTYKELLKKYFTQQDLDEIAKVISEQERFTSGEIRVSIRAKRGWTERKNSLQELALKEFYRLKMNLTKDRSGVLLFFLFEEHQFYILADEGIHLKADSLWDSVAQTVSENFKVGKYVEGISQAVQSIGKTLAQHYPRKTDDTNELSNQVELN; this is translated from the coding sequence ATGTTTGGAACGTATAAAGAATTATTGAAAAAATATTTTACTCAGCAAGACCTCGATGAGATTGCAAAAGTAATTTCGGAACAGGAGAGGTTTACATCAGGAGAAATTCGGGTGAGCATTCGTGCTAAGCGCGGATGGACGGAACGGAAAAATTCATTGCAGGAATTAGCATTGAAAGAATTTTATCGCTTGAAGATGAATCTAACAAAAGACCGAAGCGGAGTGTTGCTGTTCTTCCTTTTTGAAGAACACCAATTCTACATTCTCGCGGATGAAGGAATTCATCTGAAAGCAGATAGTTTATGGGATTCGGTTGCTCAAACAGTCTCAGAAAATTTCAAAGTGGGAAAATATGTTGAAGGAATTTCTCAGGCAGTGCAATCAATCGGAAAAACACTTGCGCAACATTATCCTCGCAAAACAGATGATACGAACGAGTTGTCGAATCAAGTAGAATTAAATTAG
- a CDS encoding TPM domain-containing protein codes for MNKNVHQILIVSIFLLFVVISLHAQEIPTLRHRVTDQTGTLSESEVRELESQLQEFEQKTSNQIVVLMINSLEGESLEEYSLAIAEKNKLGKKGRDNGVFLFIAKNDRKLRIEVGYGLEGALTDAISDQINRNIIRTRFREGDYYDGIREGVTAIMQATQGEFKGDEPSSRKGKSIGFIVFAIVMAALFFGFFGNRRGGGGFTVGPRGFSRYPGLFLGGFGSGGGFSGSSFGGGGWSGGGGFSGGGGSFGGGGASGSW; via the coding sequence TTGAATAAGAACGTTCATCAAATTCTTATTGTCAGCATCTTCCTTCTGTTTGTCGTCATTTCACTTCATGCACAAGAGATTCCGACGCTCCGACATCGTGTAACTGACCAAACAGGAACGTTGTCGGAATCGGAAGTGCGGGAACTTGAATCTCAACTTCAAGAGTTTGAACAAAAGACATCAAACCAAATTGTTGTGTTGATGATTAACTCGCTTGAAGGGGAAAGTCTCGAAGAATATTCGCTTGCGATTGCAGAGAAGAACAAGTTGGGAAAGAAGGGGAGAGATAACGGTGTTTTTCTTTTCATCGCGAAGAACGACCGGAAACTTCGTATCGAAGTTGGCTACGGACTTGAAGGCGCGCTGACTGATGCAATCAGTGACCAAATCAATCGCAACATCATTCGAACAAGATTTCGAGAAGGAGATTACTACGATGGAATTCGTGAAGGTGTTACTGCCATTATGCAGGCAACGCAAGGCGAGTTCAAAGGTGATGAACCATCATCGCGTAAAGGTAAATCAATCGGCTTCATCGTTTTTGCAATTGTTATGGCGGCGCTCTTTTTCGGATTCTTTGGGAATCGAAGAGGGGGCGGCGGATTCACTGTCGGACCACGCGGCTTCAGTCGTTACCCGGGACTTTTTCTTGGGGGATTCGGAAGCGGCGGTGGATTCTCCGGCAGTAGTTTTGGCGGAGGAGGATGGAGTGGTGGCGGTGGATTTTCTGGCGGTGGTGGAAGTTTCGGCGGCGGCGGCGCGAGCGGAAGTTGGTGA
- a CDS encoding LemA family protein — protein MNKTTIIILSIVGFFFVLVLGLFLWGMGVYNSIVKMDEGINGAWSQVENQYQRRLDLIPNLVNTVKGYAEHEKEVFEQVANARARVGSIQATAEVVNDPALFQKFQEAQSGLSSALSRLLAVAENYPVLKANENFLQLQSQLEGTENRIAVERKRFNEVVQQYNTRIRTFPASMLAGMFGFGQKQYFKSEAGAERAPKVEFN, from the coding sequence ATGAATAAAACAACAATAATCATACTTTCAATTGTCGGCTTTTTCTTTGTCCTCGTTCTCGGACTATTTTTGTGGGGAATGGGCGTTTACAATTCCATAGTGAAAATGGATGAAGGAATCAATGGTGCATGGAGTCAGGTGGAAAATCAATATCAACGGAGATTAGACCTGATTCCGAATCTTGTCAACACGGTGAAGGGGTACGCTGAACACGAAAAGGAAGTGTTTGAGCAAGTGGCAAATGCACGTGCGCGAGTCGGAAGTATTCAGGCAACTGCTGAAGTGGTGAACGACCCTGCGCTCTTTCAGAAATTTCAGGAGGCACAATCAGGATTAAGTTCCGCTTTGTCGCGCTTACTTGCTGTCGCTGAGAATTATCCCGTCCTGAAAGCAAACGAAAACTTCTTGCAATTGCAATCACAACTCGAAGGAACAGAGAACCGGATTGCAGTCGAGCGAAAACGATTCAATGAAGTTGTTCAGCAGTACAACACACGCATCAGAACATTTCCGGCATCAATGTTAGCGGGAATGTTCGGATTTGGTCAGAAGCAGTATTTCAAATCGGAAGCCGGTGCGGAGAGAGCTCCCAAAGTTGAGTTCAATTGA
- a CDS encoding nucleotidyltransferase domain-containing protein, with protein MDKNEVINIIKKYITLLKEHFELERVFLFGSYVNGVAQQHSDIDVAIIVKEVQGDYFTYTPLLWKLRRQVDERIEPILFIGTSDRSGFLSDIMQHGIEVPV; from the coding sequence ATGGATAAAAACGAAGTTATAAATATCATTAAAAAGTATATCACATTGCTCAAAGAACATTTTGAACTTGAGCGAGTATTTTTATTTGGCTCCTACGTCAACGGAGTTGCTCAACAACATAGTGATATTGATGTGGCAATTATAGTAAAGGAAGTGCAGGGAGATTACTTTACTTATACTCCATTGCTATGGAAATTGAGAAGACAAGTTGATGAACGAATCGAACCGATCCTGTTTATAGGAACATCGGACCGAAGTGGCTTTCTTTCTGATATTATGCAACATGGTATTGAGGTTCCGGTTTGA
- a CDS encoding HEPN domain-containing protein, which translates to MIDKVQYWVELSDYDLETARAMLSSKRYLYVGFMCHQAIEKIMKAYYNSRNTDIAPYTHSLAYLSRKSNLVELLSEEQRSFLDVLEPLNIEARYPSHKEKVLKSLSEEKCHELIEKTKTLQQWIKTKL; encoded by the coding sequence ATGATAGACAAAGTTCAATATTGGGTAGAGTTATCAGATTACGATTTGGAGACAGCCCGTGCTATGCTATCGAGTAAGCGATATTTGTATGTTGGGTTCATGTGTCATCAGGCAATTGAGAAAATAATGAAGGCGTACTACAATTCAAGAAATACGGATATAGCTCCTTACACTCATAGTCTTGCATATCTTTCACGGAAATCAAATCTGGTTGAACTTCTAAGCGAAGAACAACGTTCGTTTCTTGATGTCTTAGAGCCGCTTAATATCGAAGCCCGTTATCCTTCACACAAAGAAAAAGTATTGAAGAGTTTATCTGAAGAAAAGTGTCATGAACTCATTGAAAAAACGAAAACGCTGCAACAATGGATAAAAACGAAGTTATAA
- a CDS encoding SDR family NAD(P)-dependent oxidoreductase → MNNQIAIVTGAGKGIGKAIALALAKQGADVVVASRSQADIDKVAREIEQLGRESLAIRCDVSVEEDVQRLVDSAFKQFGRIDILVNNAGIGTFASVADLNVSDFDKMWGTNMRGTFLCTKAVLPYMKEQKSGEIINIASLAGRNAFKGGAGYAATKWAMIGFARCLMLDVREHNIRVITICPGSVDTEFHPESTKDKDTSRVPKAEDIAQVVVDALKMPRHVMVSEIDVRPTNPNW, encoded by the coding sequence ATGAATAATCAAATCGCAATCGTAACCGGAGCCGGAAAAGGAATCGGCAAAGCAATCGCACTTGCGCTTGCAAAGCAAGGAGCGGATGTTGTCGTGGCTTCTCGTTCTCAAGCAGACATTGATAAGGTTGCAAGAGAGATTGAACAACTTGGAAGAGAATCACTTGCAATCAGATGCGATGTTTCGGTTGAAGAAGATGTTCAGCGATTGGTTGATTCAGCGTTCAAACAATTCGGACGGATTGATATTCTCGTCAACAACGCGGGAATCGGTACGTTTGCCTCCGTTGCTGATTTGAATGTTTCTGACTTCGACAAGATGTGGGGGACGAACATGCGTGGAACGTTTCTCTGTACAAAGGCGGTTCTTCCATACATGAAAGAACAAAAGTCAGGTGAAATCATCAACATCGCATCGCTTGCAGGGAGAAATGCGTTCAAAGGCGGCGCGGGTTATGCCGCAACAAAGTGGGCTATGATTGGTTTCGCTCGATGTTTGATGCTTGACGTCCGCGAACATAATATTCGTGTCATAACAATTTGTCCCGGTTCGGTTGATACGGAATTTCATCCAGAATCAACCAAAGACAAAGATACAAGCAGAGTCCCGAAAGCAGAAGATATTGCACAAGTCGTTGTTGATGCTTTGAAGATGCCGCGGCATGTCATGGTCAGCGAGATTGATGTACGACCAACCAATCCTAACTGGTAA
- a CDS encoding SDR family oxidoreductase has translation MKKGTSLITRPVVWVMGASRGIGKEIAKQFASIGCEVCLSSRTKSKLFLVEREIRRLGGRANIFPCDISETEQIVSTAKKIEKKFGRIDVLINNAGITSFKNVADESLEMIDDILDINLEGPIVCTKVVLPGMIKRKSGWIINILSSVAIKTFKGSGAYTAAKEGLYGFAKVLREEVREHNIKVINIIPGATETEMWHPKLRQKYGERMMKPHDVAEAILAAYRMPESVVAEDIVLRPILGDLND, from the coding sequence ATGAAAAAAGGAACAAGTCTAATTACTCGTCCTGTTGTTTGGGTGATGGGAGCTTCGCGTGGCATCGGGAAGGAAATTGCCAAACAGTTCGCTTCGATTGGATGCGAAGTCTGCTTATCTTCGAGAACGAAATCGAAACTGTTTCTTGTCGAAAGAGAGATTAGACGGTTGGGCGGACGGGCAAATATCTTTCCCTGCGATATTTCCGAGACTGAACAAATTGTATCCACCGCGAAGAAAATCGAAAAGAAGTTCGGACGGATTGATGTTCTCATCAACAATGCCGGAATTACTTCGTTCAAGAATGTAGCCGATGAATCGCTTGAGATGATTGACGATATTCTTGACATCAATCTCGAAGGACCGATTGTCTGTACAAAAGTTGTTCTCCCGGGAATGATAAAAAGGAAGAGCGGTTGGATTATCAATATCCTTTCGTCGGTTGCGATTAAAACATTCAAAGGTTCCGGTGCATACACAGCGGCGAAAGAAGGATTGTACGGCTTCGCCAAAGTGCTGAGAGAAGAAGTTCGTGAGCACAATATCAAAGTCATTAATATTATTCCCGGCGCAACGGAAACAGAAATGTGGCATCCTAAACTCCGGCAAAAATACGGAGAGCGAATGATGAAGCCGCACGATGTTGCTGAAGCAATTCTCGCCGCGTATCGAATGCCGGAAAGTGTTGTTGCTGAGGATATAGTATTAAGACCAATACTCGGGGACTTGAACGATTGA